Proteins from a genomic interval of Chanos chanos chromosome 3, fChaCha1.1, whole genome shotgun sequence:
- the pbdc1 gene encoding protein PBDC1: MALDSGVASLGVEGAQAAAHALSLPAEAYGNDERIEAIWAMKAYNHAEIYFNLISSVDPKYLKLTKNDDLIYTKFKETFNDIKLQILDPEQLKSAEAKEKWRPFCNSFEGAVEDFNYGTLLRLDCSKEYTEENTIFATRIQFFAIEIARNREGFNDAIYNASVKQRQQSQSSGQS, translated from the exons ATGGCGCTGGACAGTGGAGTTGCCTCCTTG GGGGTGGAGGGAGCTCAGGCTGCAGCTCACGCGCTGTCACTGCCGGCCGAAGCGTACGGTAACGAT GAACGCATCGAAGCCATATGGGCAATGAAGGCTTACAATCACGCTGAAATTTACTTCAAC CTCATTTCCTCGGTCGATCCCAAATATCTCAAACTTACGAAAAACGACGACCTGATTTACACCAAGTTCAAGGAGACGTTTAACGATATTAAACTTCAGATTTTGGACCCGGAGCAGCTAAAATCTGCAGAGGCCAAAGAG AAATGGAGGCCATTTTGTAACAGTTTTGAAGGTGCCGTTGAGGATTTTAACTACGGTACGCTGCTACGGCTGGACTGCTCGAAAGAGTACACCGAGGAGAACACCATATTTG CCACCAGAATCCAGTTCTTTGCCATCGAGATTGCAAGAAACCGCGAAGGCTTCAATGATGCCATATACAACGCCAGCGTGAAGCAGAGGCAACAGAGCCAGTCCAGCGGGCAGAGCTAG